Part of the Pedobacter roseus genome is shown below.
GTCGTGATTACAACTGCACCTTCAGAACCACGCTGACCATAAAGTGCCGTTGCACCTGGGCCTTTCAAAACGTTCAATGTTTCAACATCATCAGGGTTAACTCCATCAGGACTTGTAATTACACCATCAACAACATAGATAGGGTTACCACCACCTAACGAGTTGATACCACGGATACGAATAGTAGAAGTTCCGAATTTAGCGCCAGAACCACCACTGATTTGCGTACCAGCGATCTTTCCAGCAATGGCAGTATTGATATCAGCGATCTTGGTAGGGCTGATTTTCTCTGCTGTTAATTGCTGTTGTGCAGTACCAATTGATCTTTCAGACCTTTTAACACCCAAAGCTGAAGTAACAGTTACTTCGCTTAATGTTGTTGCATCTGGATTTAGCGCAACGTTAATTGAATTTGAAGAAAGAGGCACTGTTTGGGCAATGTAGCCTAGATAGGTAAAGGTTAATCCTGTTGCAGCTCCAGTAACTCTAATAGAGTATCTTCCATCTGCACCTGTTACAGCACCACCTTGTGCCCCCTTTACTTTAACACTTACGCCCGGAAGGGGTTTTTTATCATCCGAAGCAGTAACTGTTCCTGTGATTGTTCGATCTTGTGCCATTGCCGTAATTGCAACGAACATCAATATGAACAAACTTTGTAGAAGTTTTTTCATAATAAGAAAATAGGTTAGTTAATGATTATTTAAAGGCTAAATATAACGGAGATGCAGAACATTTTAACAAAATTTAACAAAATAGAAATGCATAATGACATTAATTTGACAAACTGTTCGTATTACAAAAAAGACGAATGAAACCTTTTTTACACATAATGTGGGTAAAAACACTCATATTACGCTATCGCGTTAATATGTTGTGAATTAATAGTTATTGAGTCAACATTAAATGGACATTCAAAAGCGAATTATTAATTAAAAAAATTGTGCCAAATTTGTATACCTCTCTAATGCCACCTTTTTCAATAGGTGAACTATCTTAAATGTTGATATAAACGTTAGTGATATAATATTATGTTTAGAAATATTTAAAGGGCCAACGTATTAGATTATAACCAAAGCAAGGTCAATGAGTGTAATCTCCAAAACTTACAATTAATTCAGGGGTGAATTACCAGTAAGATACATTATTTTATCACTCTTAGAAATTAATGGCTTTTTTTAATGTATAACCTAATACATAAAACCGAACGGCCTTACAATTATATTGTAAGGCCGTTCGGTTTTATTGAGCTGAAATCTTAATAGCTACAAAACACAATATTCCCGAAAAGCGTTTTGCCTCCTTCCCAAAAATTTCTGAATAACGGATCATTAGCGAGGTAAACCACCTGTCCGCGGCCAAAATCTTGCACACCAATGAGTAATCCGGTTTTAAGCTCTTCGCGGGCTTTTTTACCCACTACACCAGCCATTAAACTTTTATCATTAATTAATCCTACATTCCAGCCTTTAGCAAAAGGTTCGTAAATCTTACGGTCGGTTTTTAAACTGTAATAAAATTTGCCCAGGCCATAAGAGAAAGGGTGGGTAGCATCAAGGTTAATCTTATAAATGGCTCCCGGTATGGTGGTTTCGAAATCATCCCTGTCTTTATCTTTAAAAAGCAGTTTGTTCGCTTCGGGTTTTTCGTCTTTTTTTACCGCAGCTTCTTTCTTTTTAATATCAAATCCTTTTTTTTCCAATACACTTTCAATGGCATCCTCCATTAAAATCAGTTTACCGCCTTTGTTCAACCAGGCAGTTAAGCCATCGCCAATAAAAGGAGTATAGCTTCCATCAGGCAGGATAAGTGTATTGATTTTATTAATGTCTAAATTGTTGATTTCTTTAGCATTGATAATGCTCGGCGAAAGGTTTAAATCATGCTCCAGGTAAAACCAGGCTTCGCCAAAAGCCAGGGATGAAACCTCCATGCCTGATACAATGGCTATTTTTGGCTGCTTTAATAATGGATAAACATTAGAGCCAAAATCCTTACCTTTTTCTACAAAACCACTGCTTACCGCCTGAATGGGTTTATCGAGCATTTTGGCAACAAAAGCAATCTTATCTTTTACGCCTTTAGCCAGGCGTTCGTTTTCTGCCCTTAATACAATCAGAGTTCCCGCGGGGTAATCTTTACCGTTCACCGAAAAGGGCTGATCGGCCTGCCTTACTTTTATCCCTTCTTTTTGCAATGCGATTAAAACATGGGCATCTTCACTGGTTCCCCAGCTAAACAGCCATGCCAGGGGTTTATCTACTTCTGTATTTACCAACTTGGTTTCCTCTAATGAAGAAAACTTGCCCTTGATGCTTTCTTTACTGGCATAACCTTTTAAACCATACACATAGGGCAGGGCCCAGGCCGTAATATCATAAGTATTGGAGTCGGTTACAAAGGTTTGCGGCTCTAATAAAACATTAGCTAAAACAGCCCTTGGCTGTTGAACATTCACAATTAAGTCGTTCCGGCCAATGGAAAAGTTTTCTTCCTTTTGGGTATCATAGTCATAAGCCCTTCCGGTTTTATCTCCGCCATAAGCAAATTCGATCTTATTTTTGGTTAAGAGTTCAGCCAGTTTTTTCAATCGTGACAGGTTGGTTGGCTTAATGATATAACTTTTATAAATACCCGGGGCGCTAGCCATTTCCTGCTGAAAATATTTTTTATACTCCTCTAAAAGCTTGTTGTGGTTTAAAGAAGTTACTTCGAGGGTCGACATCCCTGTAGTAAAGTGGTGCGCAATACGATCCTTTAAGGTTAAGGTATCGCCATCATTGGTTACCACCGATAATCCGGCTCTGATTCCGCCCTGCTCGTAAGTCATACCAATTGATCCGTTATATAGGGGGTAGGTATCGCCGTAAGAAGGATAAAGCAGATCGAAACGTTCTTTGGTAAAATATTGCCAACCTTCTGCATCAAAATATTTAGCATTGTTTTTTCCTACGACCACCTGAAAACTTTTTTGCCATGGCGTAATATCCTGATGTACCGGCTCTGCCGCTGGCGCAAAATAATAAGGCTCGTTGTAGCCCTGCTCATGAAAATCGACATGCACCTGGGGCATCCACTGGTTATACAAAGCCAACCTTTGCTGACTTTCGATCTGCGTTTGCCAGGCCCAGTCGCGGTTTAAATCGAAATAATAATGATTCGGTCTACCACCCGGCCATGGTTCGATATGTTCTCTGGAAGAGGGGTCTGAATTGGGTGTTTTGCCCACTACACTGTTAAAATAATTTACATAACGGTCTCTTCCATCCGGGTTTAAGCAGGGATCGATGATCACAACCGTATTTTTTAACCACTCGGTAGCTGGCTTATTCGTACCCGATACAAGCGTATAAATCATTTTCATTGCCGTTTCGGTTGAATTAGCCTCGTTACCATGTACATTGTAACTCAACCAAAGTAGAGTTGGCTGTTTAGTTAAATCAACACTGTTATTGGTACCTGTAGTTAAAGCAAGGTTATTATTTCTGATCTGTTCCAGTCTATCTATATTTTCTACAGCAGAAACAATTGCTACCATTAACGGCCTGCCCTCATTCGTT
Proteins encoded:
- a CDS encoding M14 family metallopeptidase produces the protein MKRLLTFCLISLISISFVKAQLKSPDDFLGYPLGSHFTPHHKVAEYFRQTAAAAPKNIKLIEYGKTNEGRPLMVAIVSAVENIDRLEQIRNNNLALTTGTNNSVDLTKQPTLLWLSYNVHGNEANSTETAMKMIYTLVSGTNKPATEWLKNTVVIIDPCLNPDGRDRYVNYFNSVVGKTPNSDPSSREHIEPWPGGRPNHYYFDLNRDWAWQTQIESQQRLALYNQWMPQVHVDFHEQGYNEPYYFAPAAEPVHQDITPWQKSFQVVVGKNNAKYFDAEGWQYFTKERFDLLYPSYGDTYPLYNGSIGMTYEQGGIRAGLSVVTNDGDTLTLKDRIAHHFTTGMSTLEVTSLNHNKLLEEYKKYFQQEMASAPGIYKSYIIKPTNLSRLKKLAELLTKNKIEFAYGGDKTGRAYDYDTQKEENFSIGRNDLIVNVQQPRAVLANVLLEPQTFVTDSNTYDITAWALPYVYGLKGYASKESIKGKFSSLEETKLVNTEVDKPLAWLFSWGTSEDAHVLIALQKEGIKVRQADQPFSVNGKDYPAGTLIVLRAENERLAKGVKDKIAFVAKMLDKPIQAVSSGFVEKGKDFGSNVYPLLKQPKIAIVSGMEVSSLAFGEAWFYLEHDLNLSPSIINAKEINNLDINKINTLILPDGSYTPFIGDGLTAWLNKGGKLILMEDAIESVLEKKGFDIKKKEAAVKKDEKPEANKLLFKDKDRDDFETTIPGAIYKINLDATHPFSYGLGKFYYSLKTDRKIYEPFAKGWNVGLINDKSLMAGVVGKKAREELKTGLLIGVQDFGRGQVVYLANDPLFRNFWEGGKTLFGNIVFCSY